The genomic stretch gctgatctgtacccacttgaccttcaccacgcatcctttgctgtacacagatatatcagcctgtgaccctcatcctccagactcttatgaagcaaaccccataggtgtggagctctcacagttagccagggctaaaggggaaggcagcaagccctttaggaactctagaaaaatgtctatactgggactaaactcgtgctgccatgtagggctacatttttcctttaaaacagaaggatatgtggtggtggtggcacaggcctttgatcctaacacttgggaggcagaggcagacagatctctgtgaattctaggccagctccctctacagagctagttccaggtcagctacacaaaagaaaccctgtttccaagagtaaaacaaagaaagataaagaaagaaagaaagaaagaaagaaagaaagaaagaaagaaagaaaggaggcaagaaagaaagaatttatattttgtatacaatgagatgcctgcctgtctatgcctgaaacatcatgttaactataactcttgtcacatctgcattaattcaaatactgaaggccaaatggttaaatcttaatgacaatacaatgggggggggtgctgaagagatgggtggtttagtggctaagagcagaagaccagggttcagttcccagtgcccacatggtggctcctattagcctgtaattgcagttcaatggaatcgttctggacttcatgggcaccagacataccacatggtgcacaagcatttattaggtgaaacactcaggcccataaaaataagtaaataaaatatatggttaacagacactgtgattcaggaagttcttagtggctttggttatcatttctctctcctggagacctgtcttcctcatgctcagcctccctggcttctaggacatttcttagctctgtggagcatgaagtactcaacaccataagccaagcattgcaaagccatctgcaccttcattgctacaccttcaccatggctgtgtctaaagggagagacttggatcCCACAGATgtaaggccaaacctgttgggctatgtgagcccagccacccaatagtcagatctactcctgtccttggctatggcatgaggctcttaagacaaattaatctgaaggatctcaacagctatgctgttagacctctcattgctctgcccggcctacaagctcctttactggctcaaattcatacccgaactcctctcctgcctcagccaccatcagctcttctattcctctccacctgtgctccgaataatccacactaaggtggacgttaacctctccatggacctccagacgtatgcttgtgattactcttcattggctgttttgtatgggtaggtgggttcttctagtctcatgcagaacactgctcacacattttggatcttacgacaccctcttgattgagaattctgactaatgactgactgagccttccatgcctgaagtcaccctctgtctcccagtccaagatgagaatccccaccctaaccccatggtgtccagtttgATCTCAGAAGCTAGGCTCTGCACTAGCCAATATCATTTGGATCTCGGTCtctaattctctgttaaatcgttcctctcttctttaaaacaagttcattttgttgtttattttttgagacagggtttctctgtttggccctggctattctgacatactctctgtagatcagacttgtcaggaaaccatatatctgcctgcctcggcctcttaagcactgggattactggattgtgccagcatgtttaattaaaaattaattagtggcagtgcatgttggcacatgcctttaattccatggattgggaggtagaggcattgtgagttccaggacagccagggctataaattaacaccttgtctcaaagaaaacaagccaaaaatgaaacaaaaatgttgcaatatggtcttcggtatgtaactgagtctgttcttgaactctgaatcctcccactttcactcaggtgctaatcagcaggcttctgtcttgactttcactgagcactcagggctgccaggactgttacctctcccagtgtaactcctgactctctcatcagcatcatcacaaaactcctgctaagaattaaggaaacctgaattctaaggaacagtcggagctccagtatttccaaagctcactctaatacagatggatcctatgctgcagtaaaatggtcacagctggaggtcttaattccaggacttgggacagaggggttgaaggatcttgaattcaaggttatttttctgttacattgttgctcaaagcgagttgggctgctacaagataccatgtctcaaaactataccaaacacagctaaaatgaaacagaggagtttgagtgggcacaaatgggaaagctcggcactttatggctaagccacctgctgccagcaccaaagtccatgcacagccccaattctgagctgtgtctgggaccccacttaggagcacgcaccaaagtagctcagatccagggcttttggtctaagaggaattcaggcactcacactttggatgccagttctccagctcaactgcctgtcagcccaggatctggtcttagtcatggcttggcacccctaaattcctcccagctgtgctctgaactcaccctgtgccccgttctgatgaatctgccattctccataggagtagcctcaagaagtccctcacatctgaagcaccactctgagtgcactaaatactgcaggggaggggcgtggccagcagagcacccgcccctttcagctgtagaacatttagctctagagtgagcactgctgtgcattgtggaacttaagcagtatcccagccttggcctgggaagagccgttgacacccacactttatggggtgacattgtctcctgagaatagagtcaggtcaggagcagcaactgatgttcacgagagacaaactttcttcaccacctgcccatgctggccctaggatctgggctttttgggtgacatgagtgctgagctccctaggtagatgggttttcaggggtaaggtggttattgtcaccaaaggtatccacaaggataagtcatactgtactaattcccatattagatcccttctcacgggtcacagaggccgtgcggggtcctaaatgtggacccaggttcctgcgcacttttgaggagactggtcagggcgcaggattcaggacattttgtttgaattattttgggggattttatttttactgttggggacaaaacctagggctgccatgtgctgggaaaaggctttgccacagctgtagatcatccctaattataaactcctaaattctcccaatcctggaactttctaggtccctcacatgatgcaacctttgggggattcctcacatagaatcatggggtggattgcatcccaaagagagacagtgggaaatgttcccagtgtctgcctgtggctgtggtgatgggagttctgaccagtggatggcaggccccatgtgaaacccttttggtttccacttgagtggaatcttcaccatgccttttttttccttgaaacacaggttgccctggaacttacagtcttccatcaccctgactcagtttcccatgactgggatcacaggcttaaattactatgcccatctttcttttcttgtatttataaatctaaaagccagaaggatctagaatttaaaattttgcggtccaaggcatttccaacaggggattcttggcctaggagtatccagaccagtttttattgtgtgggtacttcattcccataacagcttatgtttgacaaagagttccaaggtgtgatgtcactgggcatcaggcggtgtcccaaatagcagcactgactcaggttgtaattcaggctggagaaacttactaggaccctggtaatcctagcaccctggggccttagatgtccttagtctgatctagcgatgaatcaactgctcttgagggtggattggaattctagtcactgtgaggcaggagcattaggacCCTacggccactctgggctccataggaagaccctgtttcaatagtaaaaggagTCACCTGCAagctcttactgtcttccctgaggccttcctgctggagttagaatagctgtctcaccaagttgaagtagagggcagaatgttggtgccttctataatgaggactagtgacagatagtctatggaaattctagaaagatctacaggtatgtatgtcctgtgcatgggaattgctggcttccctgtgtcctttgcctttaatttgcagtccatggggcacctgggaatgtcccaaatccaggctgcacacagggcttgtcccatgattctcacttgcacccagtgcctgcctgattgtcataagtctgacagagccactgtatgctctcctgacacctgcagagagcactatatgagaccctaccatccccacactgcccatcagggtctacaatgtccctatatggcactgagatggtctaagctgcttcccgcctatatgctgcatcagaatctgaccattcctaatttcctcctctcacacccacattagaagccctgtacccacactaaccccagctggcctgttgcctactgacatctcatggactctgccccaatcccctgccccgccctgccctgccctgccccgccccgccccgccccaatgccctgccccaatgccctgctgtgccctgccccaaacccctgccctgccccagtgccctaccctgccctgccctgtccttactcagctgacattgtggacatctcaagacagtcactggacaagggctgacacacttgtctggagactggaaatgtttctcgatcttggagtggaaagaaggaccctccaactacactgaactctaaggaagtttattcaggtgagggatgacagggactgttttgtctcatgtcacacatgacagtagaaaatatcctaggtattggatgcctctgttagcattaacagaacaaaacacatagtgttgggaaggataataaattatgagtaggattagaaaaccccaagcctcttccaggtcctaagagggcaaaaaCTACCACCAAAtatagcattaatgtgataggatggttaaatctagttactagattctagtgtgatacctatgaccctttttgtgtcatgctcagcttataatgactagaggacctaagcttgagagtcaccaatgcctctcccttgcttctccagctgctgagcattgaaaagccctaatgggacagcatctgtttgcagacatactggattattcttcttcactttatctctctgagtcacctccactcacagtaagtcagtttaattccataaattggaaatgagtcatgtggaacatatactttctcaatacaatcacagatttccatgtaaaaggtgaaacatgaactgtcccacctaagctctgggcttgcacagacgtactctgcaaaagaaacatgtggtcacagctgcagtctgcattcactatggatagtcttgaggtcctccctaagctgcatagattgagataattatcttgctttctatcaaaagaattcattatgccaagttggcctgtagaaggaggctagtctcttctgtatttcatcagatgtgcataatctaTATGATCATCGATAGTacgtgaaagatctgtttggaattgaaactgagtgatgctggaggatgatcctgaatgcacaatgagcagtggaggcaccagagcccggtgtggatgcctagcagcctaccacattgagcaggcactgctcaaccacctgtacatacacatctcctgagatctctctccttaattgaaGGTGATTGTGTCCATCTAGTACAGCACTTGctctggaaggacaaaagctacctacaggagctgtggtgatgactcccaggttagagcatctgctgctctctcagaagaaccacatggtccctaacaatcatctacaatggggaatgctattccctcttttggatcatgagggaaatgcactcaggagtggcccagacatacatttgaaaaaaaaagatccattgagttacatgataaaaataaatataatcagcaacaataaaaaacacagcatatgaatgatcaagtgaaacagcacctataaaaacctatttcccaaaatgacgttgatggtcattatctttgtggcttaatactaatgctgtattgtaagaaaaactgaggcacatggttctcgattaggattattctatattcctttgtgaaaattgtcatttttctgcagctctacaggcatgagtgtgtgttactcaatatctggtgcacacagtcaataaggaatgtgtgttgtagactgatatagactaggatgagcagaagacatgacagcatggatacagtatgtcagtgattacatcataaagtgtgtgtccataaaaaaagtcacattatccacacaaaagacactatcacactgtgtaccccttggtggctttgaattcactggaccatgtaaagatccatatctagctctcagttctaagtctacaggaggggaatggacccttgaataagatggtcttaagagtcaagagttacaaatcaatttttattcataaggaatacaatttacaaaaaacaggcataaaatgaacaactaaaatggtataaaaaatgaaaaacagtaacaagaatatataactatgaaataacaaaaagaaaacttcaatgaaaatcataaccaaaaacatttcttaacagcattttcttaacgaacatttagaaacacagttgtagtgctttttctcctctaggacgtgagatgtcaaggtagtcccctcagttgtctctcaaatgatgttgtcggtatgagaaaggagaaagacctcaatgagatAGGCTGGCAtatggatacataaatttagggtctctatacattgaggaaattatctgagaagaagaatattcccccaaaaagtctttgactgtgaggattgtcatcacagggaactcctgagagaaaagctcattcctcagggggctgtcttcctgggatccttcctatgccatgtctcctgcagttcctgagacctgggaggagaaggcagctattaagacactgatttcgtggggacatgcataccagctgtcaagttgctgccttctgtcccctcagctgcattggacagaaaacactgatcttttcactgatgtcattgctgatatctctgcaggctggggaacatcaccagcaaccctcacagtactttGGGAGAACAAGCttctcctcagactctaccagtgcaaaccaagaatggggaaatggggagagacctaattggggtgcaggaagaaaggagaaggccacatgatacccagatcaaagccaatgaccaggactcatttgccatttgcacttggttcttatccctacaaggtgcttccaaccatcacatgacccctgtatgacctttgtcacacgaccaagaacgcATTCAAAATTCTTCATAGCATATAATCTAtgacagggagatgcagtcatgtgatatgttattcctctgtcaccatttctggactgcagtttcaaaaagggcagagaagtataattgccaataattcagtttctgaagagtggttaacttcccagaatacttgtgcatagacagagcaatgaataactctatcacatgaggtgggtgactgattgggtgtggggagattagaaagatgataggggaagcaaagatgtatccaataggcaaatggtatcagacattgttaatctgactcagctgcttgttcctaccaaattttgctgggtctggaggttgcaggtcttctcctgttcgtctttatcattcgggttcaactcaaacaaatatcgctgtaactccttgctcttCTGCTTCAAtttgaccaacttcttcttcatacatgcctggtccatcaggagccggctgtgcaggttgctggaaacacactctgcatagtaagatcctgaagcctcatcctcccattccaactgccaaatcccacaaagtccaccaggacccagatacccataaagacttcatagaatacatctccatacatgtaaggctgctgcacaaacagcaaacggccaatccagggaagaatgaattgtttctgtgacccaagcacgaataagagtccatgtctgtccaaaagaagaagggatctacaactatccatgaaaccCCAATGCAttggggcaacatcaattagtagggggcaaataaccacaagaggacagtagaaccaagggaaggtcatgcaaaccatgtggtccacacattgagctttgttaaacctggtatgaccccagagccgcaggttggcctaataacactctgatgcctgaatcagtgtagttctatccagagcattctaaagatgcatagacactgtggtgataactgacagtcccttatggaactgaatctgagtccaaaagacccacggcacagtgatatttaaacagcagaagagatggacCCAGAGCtacaggctctccagtccagaacaaagagaggcgggaatggatattccacaagtgatgggcccttctgaccagtacttaccgatagaagttaatctccttcttgagctcctgaaatttctcacgatgttcaatgttctttgtgtctaagttgtgcagtaatgacatgacctctttctcctttatcttcaagttttcataaaatggatttggcctgaagtaggggctggccccaggaagatagaacccaatgaacatcgaggtttaggattatatgaactcaggctgtgtcctgtactaccccagccctggaaggacactttctgaattctacatatttggatcttcttcaccttcagaaacttggaattgtgtgcccaggacaacagaagctaagcatcctgataaagggttccctggctcacttttttcaatatggagggctggatctgcattcaaacctgttatgctgtcaagagcctaggccacagagcttacccaaccacacacacacacacacacacacacacacacacacacacacatccacaaacctctgatttcatttttcctgttttgacaagtggaatgctacaagcggaataactaatattctagaggca from Rattus norvegicus strain BN/NHsdMcwi chromosome 19, GRCr8, whole genome shotgun sequence encodes the following:
- the LOC134483390 gene encoding disks large homolog 5-like; this translates as MYAHLCRRFGRVDVDREESRVKQTKPKEACRQTSSPENVLNKVQANEKEERLNRELELTTKERNELTDRLLYVTGGSMSKSPYFRPNPFYENLKIKEKEVMSLLHNLDTKNIEHREKFQELKKEINFYRNLHSRLLMDQACMKKKLVKLKQKSKELQRYLFELNPNDKDEQEKTCNLQTQQNLVSGTAGDMA